The Pectinophora gossypiella chromosome 10, ilPecGoss1.1, whole genome shotgun sequence genome contains a region encoding:
- the LOC126370048 gene encoding uncharacterized protein LOC126370048 isoform X1 gives MGTLMLILCVIPAVVTAITISPNGNSPQVKMIGGMMVDVQKGFVPMKQETTTKSNYEKSRKIIAESSKLSINERYRRLIPYMTFYYANDLSSTTEAYHAKNIEVEKAEIVEQKLLEQQQQNQRQPKKIVYSPHRNIPRYQGNRLTHFNIASANPTKVYYKEVPVYQNSPKVSPNYNPLSSGYVISNDDYDQGRFVHKPIVKSPSVPFTTTTRKPYLNLYNDESSGGVQYYLADKEQPPKYKLVPYEQTPPVKVPQNDNVYVTKKPFPVPVLIQKEPVYIKQRPARPQYVYDNVNVQQLVPRKQPVVVSESYYDNRRPPVTLSQPIAQPVVESGFKPIVSPVVTTQAPIYTTELSPSPIPQYETEKPTPIEAAPVTPESGYRPNYYQYVVDQPTYNQEPYEPSNSVTLSDLLNSLQLNKSIPKPITRENVGSSIRTLLQVLNALKAMQQNEIETPVLSTPKPFVAVEPVDVTPKQQIEATPVPAIDDADLHEEPYLAHVNTPSQHLDDFSSPGSTSQRFPQPVHSDEEGGTPGRPGVDYPILTTIPSTSFDCKTQRYKGFFADPETRCQVWHYCDLNGGQASFLCPNGTIFSQAGLTCDWWFNVRCAATPQLYVLNESLYKYILPHSPKFPEDYSGPLVDKYLTLKFKEMEEQFKKNKNKGANEKMDSEESSEDSTEKELETTSQKSEEISDDDLGNVSEANVHVGSPGTSGNVERLQD, from the exons TCATACCAGCAGTAGTGACCGCGATCACAATATCTCCTAATGGAAACAGTCCGCAAGTCAAGATGATCGGAGGAATGATGGTCGACGTCCAAAAAGGATTTGTACCCATGAAGCAGGAGACCACCACGAAAAGCAATTACGAGAAAAGCAGAAAAATTATCGCCGAATCCTCGAAACTATCCATTAATGAAAGATACAGGAGACTGATACCATACATGACATTCTACTATGCAAACGATTTGTCTTCAACAACCGAAGCTTACCACGCGAAAAATATTGAAGTAGAGAAAGCAGAAATTGTTGAACAGAAGTTGTTAGAGCAGCAACAACAAAACCAGCGACAGCCAAAGAAGATCGTTTATTCGCCGCACAGGAATATACCACGATATCAGGGGAATAGGCTGACGCATTTTAACATAGCCTCGGCAAATCCAACTAAAGTTTACTATAAAGAAGTTCCAGTTTATCAAAATTCGCCAAAAGTATCTCCGAATTATAATCCCTTGTCATCAGGGTATGTAATATCCAATGATGACTATGATCAGGGGAGATTCGTTCACAAACCCATAGTAAAATCTCCTAGTGTCCCGTTCACAACAACGACAAGGAAACCatatttaaatctgtacaacgacGAAAGCTCTGGTGGTGTACAGTATTATTTAGCTGACAAAGAGCAACCACCAAAATACAAATTGGTCCCGTATGAACAAACACCTCCAGTCAAAGTTCCTCAAAACGATAATGTGTACGTAACTAAAAAGCCTTTCCCAGTCCCCGTATTGATCCAGAAAGAACCAGTATACATTAAACAGAGACCAGCAAGACCGCAATATGTTTACGACAATGTGAATGTCCAACAATTGGTACCGAGGAAGCAACCTGTAGTAGTGTCAGAAAGTTACTACGACAATAGGCGACCTCCTGTGACTTTAAGCCAACCCATAGCGCAGCCCGTTGTTGAGAGTGGGTTCAAACCTATTGTCAGTCCTGTAGTTACTACACAAGCTCCAATATACACAACCGAGTTATCACCGTCACCTATTCCAcaatatgaaactgaaaaacCGACTCCAATTGAAGCGGCGCCTGTAACTCCCGAATCTGGCTATAGACCGAATTATTATCAATATGTTGTAGACCAACCAACGTACAATCAAGAACCTTATGAGCCAAGTAACTCAGTGACCCTCTCAGATTTATTAAATTCGCTTCAGCTGAATAAGTCGATTCCCAAACCGATAACAAGAGAAAATGTTGGATCATCTATAAGAACGTTACTTCAAGTGTTGAACGCTTTGAAGGCTATGCAGCAAAATGAGATTGAAACACCGGTGCTGAGCACCCCGAAGCCGTTCGTGGCTGTTGAACCTGTCGACGTGACTCCGAAGCAACAGATAGAAGCCACCCCAGTTCCAGCCATTGATGATGCAGACCTGCACGAGGAACCGTATTTAGCGCATGTAAATACTCCATCCCAGCATTTGGATG ATTTCTCATCGCCCGGCAGCACGAGCCAGCGGTTCCCACAGCCGGTGCACTCTGACGAGGAGGGCGGAACACCAGGGCGCCCGGGAGTCGACTACCCCATTCTCACCACCATCCCGTCCACTAGCTTCGACTGCAAGACCCAACGGTATAAAGGATTCTTCGCTGACCCTGAGACTAGATGCCAG GTGTGGCACTACTGCGACCTGAACGGAGGCCAGGCGTCGTTCCTCTGCCCCAACGGCACAATCTTCTCCCAGGCTGGTCTGACCTGCGACTGGTGGTTCAACGTGCGCTGTGCCGCCACGCCGCAGCTATACGTGCTCAATGAGAGCCTCTACAAGTATATCCTGCCACACTCGCCCAAGTTCCCCGAGGATTACAGCGGCCCTCTTGTTGATAA ataCCTAACGTTGAAATTCAAAGAGATGGAAGAACAgtttaagaaaaataagaataaaggtGCTAATGAGAAAATGGATTCGGAGGAGTCAAGTGAAGACTCGACGGAAAAAGAACTGGAAACAACCAGTCAGAAGAGTGAAGAGATTAGTGACGATGATCTGGGCAACGTCAGTGAGGCCAATGTCCATGTAGGGTCGCCAGGCACCAGTGGCAATGTAGAGAGGCTACAAGACTAG
- the LOC126370048 gene encoding uncharacterized protein LOC126370048 isoform X2 → MIGGMMVDVQKGFVPMKQETTTKSNYEKSRKIIAESSKLSINERYRRLIPYMTFYYANDLSSTTEAYHAKNIEVEKAEIVEQKLLEQQQQNQRQPKKIVYSPHRNIPRYQGNRLTHFNIASANPTKVYYKEVPVYQNSPKVSPNYNPLSSGYVISNDDYDQGRFVHKPIVKSPSVPFTTTTRKPYLNLYNDESSGGVQYYLADKEQPPKYKLVPYEQTPPVKVPQNDNVYVTKKPFPVPVLIQKEPVYIKQRPARPQYVYDNVNVQQLVPRKQPVVVSESYYDNRRPPVTLSQPIAQPVVESGFKPIVSPVVTTQAPIYTTELSPSPIPQYETEKPTPIEAAPVTPESGYRPNYYQYVVDQPTYNQEPYEPSNSVTLSDLLNSLQLNKSIPKPITRENVGSSIRTLLQVLNALKAMQQNEIETPVLSTPKPFVAVEPVDVTPKQQIEATPVPAIDDADLHEEPYLAHVNTPSQHLDDFSSPGSTSQRFPQPVHSDEEGGTPGRPGVDYPILTTIPSTSFDCKTQRYKGFFADPETRCQVWHYCDLNGGQASFLCPNGTIFSQAGLTCDWWFNVRCAATPQLYVLNESLYKYILPHSPKFPEDYSGPLVDKYLTLKFKEMEEQFKKNKNKGANEKMDSEESSEDSTEKELETTSQKSEEISDDDLGNVSEANVHVGSPGTSGNVERLQD, encoded by the exons ATGATCGGAGGAATGATGGTCGACGTCCAAAAAGGATTTGTACCCATGAAGCAGGAGACCACCACGAAAAGCAATTACGAGAAAAGCAGAAAAATTATCGCCGAATCCTCGAAACTATCCATTAATGAAAGATACAGGAGACTGATACCATACATGACATTCTACTATGCAAACGATTTGTCTTCAACAACCGAAGCTTACCACGCGAAAAATATTGAAGTAGAGAAAGCAGAAATTGTTGAACAGAAGTTGTTAGAGCAGCAACAACAAAACCAGCGACAGCCAAAGAAGATCGTTTATTCGCCGCACAGGAATATACCACGATATCAGGGGAATAGGCTGACGCATTTTAACATAGCCTCGGCAAATCCAACTAAAGTTTACTATAAAGAAGTTCCAGTTTATCAAAATTCGCCAAAAGTATCTCCGAATTATAATCCCTTGTCATCAGGGTATGTAATATCCAATGATGACTATGATCAGGGGAGATTCGTTCACAAACCCATAGTAAAATCTCCTAGTGTCCCGTTCACAACAACGACAAGGAAACCatatttaaatctgtacaacgacGAAAGCTCTGGTGGTGTACAGTATTATTTAGCTGACAAAGAGCAACCACCAAAATACAAATTGGTCCCGTATGAACAAACACCTCCAGTCAAAGTTCCTCAAAACGATAATGTGTACGTAACTAAAAAGCCTTTCCCAGTCCCCGTATTGATCCAGAAAGAACCAGTATACATTAAACAGAGACCAGCAAGACCGCAATATGTTTACGACAATGTGAATGTCCAACAATTGGTACCGAGGAAGCAACCTGTAGTAGTGTCAGAAAGTTACTACGACAATAGGCGACCTCCTGTGACTTTAAGCCAACCCATAGCGCAGCCCGTTGTTGAGAGTGGGTTCAAACCTATTGTCAGTCCTGTAGTTACTACACAAGCTCCAATATACACAACCGAGTTATCACCGTCACCTATTCCAcaatatgaaactgaaaaacCGACTCCAATTGAAGCGGCGCCTGTAACTCCCGAATCTGGCTATAGACCGAATTATTATCAATATGTTGTAGACCAACCAACGTACAATCAAGAACCTTATGAGCCAAGTAACTCAGTGACCCTCTCAGATTTATTAAATTCGCTTCAGCTGAATAAGTCGATTCCCAAACCGATAACAAGAGAAAATGTTGGATCATCTATAAGAACGTTACTTCAAGTGTTGAACGCTTTGAAGGCTATGCAGCAAAATGAGATTGAAACACCGGTGCTGAGCACCCCGAAGCCGTTCGTGGCTGTTGAACCTGTCGACGTGACTCCGAAGCAACAGATAGAAGCCACCCCAGTTCCAGCCATTGATGATGCAGACCTGCACGAGGAACCGTATTTAGCGCATGTAAATACTCCATCCCAGCATTTGGATG ATTTCTCATCGCCCGGCAGCACGAGCCAGCGGTTCCCACAGCCGGTGCACTCTGACGAGGAGGGCGGAACACCAGGGCGCCCGGGAGTCGACTACCCCATTCTCACCACCATCCCGTCCACTAGCTTCGACTGCAAGACCCAACGGTATAAAGGATTCTTCGCTGACCCTGAGACTAGATGCCAG GTGTGGCACTACTGCGACCTGAACGGAGGCCAGGCGTCGTTCCTCTGCCCCAACGGCACAATCTTCTCCCAGGCTGGTCTGACCTGCGACTGGTGGTTCAACGTGCGCTGTGCCGCCACGCCGCAGCTATACGTGCTCAATGAGAGCCTCTACAAGTATATCCTGCCACACTCGCCCAAGTTCCCCGAGGATTACAGCGGCCCTCTTGTTGATAA ataCCTAACGTTGAAATTCAAAGAGATGGAAGAACAgtttaagaaaaataagaataaaggtGCTAATGAGAAAATGGATTCGGAGGAGTCAAGTGAAGACTCGACGGAAAAAGAACTGGAAACAACCAGTCAGAAGAGTGAAGAGATTAGTGACGATGATCTGGGCAACGTCAGTGAGGCCAATGTCCATGTAGGGTCGCCAGGCACCAGTGGCAATGTAGAGAGGCTACAAGACTAG